A stretch of the Cytobacillus luteolus genome encodes the following:
- a CDS encoding bifunctional metallophosphatase/5'-nucleotidase: MSNQNELTILVTSDVHGNVLPINYGNNAYTELGLSKIVSIIKEERKNAANLVLLDNGDLIQGTPLTYHFVRSMGQEMNPMIKILNELHYDAAIIGNHEFNYGMDVLNRAVNESTFPWLSANIIDSKTNEPSFGKPYIIKEFPSGLKVAILGVTTHYIPNWENPSHITGLKFEDALETTKTWVKKIRVEEKPDIMVVSYHGGFECDPETGEPTETPTGENQGYRMCYEIEGIDVLITGHQHRSISGSINGVTVIQPSFNAQMLGKITLGLTNENGSWKIDHSDSQLLSVDLIDEDPDITELVKDYENATQTWLDQPMGTLLGDMTIKDSFETRLKDNALVEFINKVQMDIAEVSISNTALFNNTSKGFPECITMRDVVSNYIYPNTLKVIRISGEDMKEALERCASYFELDNGQVKVNPAFTTPKPQHYNYDMWEGIEYILDISKPFGKRVTQLTYEGKPIDPSGEYDVVMNNYRAGGGGEYSMFKNKRVIKDIPLDMSEVIANYILSKGTIEATVNHNWKVIW, encoded by the coding sequence ATGAGTAATCAGAATGAGTTAACCATCTTAGTCACAAGTGATGTACACGGAAATGTACTACCAATTAATTATGGCAATAATGCTTACACTGAGTTAGGTCTATCAAAAATTGTTTCAATTATTAAAGAAGAACGAAAGAATGCTGCTAATCTAGTGCTGCTTGATAACGGTGATTTAATTCAAGGAACACCACTTACTTATCATTTTGTTCGTTCTATGGGTCAGGAAATGAATCCTATGATCAAAATCCTAAATGAGTTACATTATGACGCGGCTATTATTGGTAATCATGAGTTTAATTATGGAATGGATGTATTAAATCGAGCGGTTAACGAATCAACCTTTCCTTGGTTGTCTGCGAATATTATTGATTCTAAGACAAATGAACCGAGCTTTGGGAAGCCATACATTATAAAAGAATTCCCGAGTGGATTAAAAGTAGCTATATTGGGTGTAACCACTCATTATATACCAAACTGGGAGAACCCTTCACATATTACTGGTCTTAAATTTGAGGATGCACTTGAAACGACGAAGACATGGGTTAAGAAAATACGCGTAGAGGAGAAACCTGATATTATGGTGGTCTCATATCATGGTGGATTTGAGTGTGATCCTGAAACAGGTGAGCCAACTGAAACTCCTACAGGTGAAAATCAGGGATATCGTATGTGTTATGAGATTGAAGGGATAGATGTTTTAATCACCGGTCATCAGCACCGATCAATATCCGGAAGCATTAACGGTGTCACAGTTATCCAACCGAGTTTTAATGCACAAATGCTAGGGAAAATAACATTAGGTCTAACAAACGAAAACGGGTCATGGAAAATTGACCACTCAGACTCTCAACTTCTTTCAGTTGATTTAATAGATGAAGATCCTGATATTACTGAATTAGTTAAAGACTATGAAAATGCTACTCAAACATGGCTAGACCAGCCAATGGGAACACTGCTTGGGGATATGACGATAAAGGATTCGTTTGAAACCCGGCTAAAGGATAACGCACTGGTCGAATTTATTAATAAAGTTCAAATGGACATTGCCGAAGTGTCTATTTCAAATACAGCCCTCTTTAATAACACATCAAAAGGTTTTCCGGAATGTATTACAATGAGAGATGTTGTCTCGAACTACATTTATCCAAATACACTCAAGGTAATACGCATTTCAGGTGAGGATATGAAAGAAGCGCTTGAAAGATGTGCAAGTTATTTTGAGCTCGACAATGGCCAAGTAAAAGTAAACCCTGCCTTTACGACACCAAAACCACAGCACTATAACTATGACATGTGGGAAGGAATTGAGTATATTTTGGATATATCAAAACCGTTTGGGAAGCGAGTGACACAGTTAACCTATGAGGGGAAACCAATAGATCCTTCAGGAGAATATGATGTTGTTATGAATAATTATCGTGCAGGTGGTGGAGGAGAGTATAGCATGTTTAAAAACAAACGAGTTATTAAAGATATACCTCTTGATATGTCGGAGGTTATTGCAAACTATATTCTCTCAAAAGGAACAATTGAGGCAACAGTAAATCATAATTGGAAAGTTATATGGTAA
- a CDS encoding spore germination protein, whose translation MNWDKWVKSLKPKEEEIKEVPSTKEIELKERNIPTGIEEVKTIFKSIYSIPQNTDVTLREFTIGKVNEKAALVFVKTISNGEDIEERVLLPLLTNESESKEISDIVTIKKITTASTIKDILNEINHGNTVLFIDNTSVAYVFDTTKFESRAVEKTDNENVLRGPKESFNENAETNISLIRKKILNENLMVETTTVSKRSKNDVFLLYVKDLANDKLLSNIKNRLKSLDTDAIQNLGLLEQHIEERKLSLFPTLLYTERPDRAAAFLEDGYFVLLMDSSPACLILPATFWSFYHSPEEHYLRFIYGNFTRILRIAAVFIALFTSAIYVAVTNYHAQMIPPDLLLAIAATREKVPFPVLLEILLMEIAFELIREAGLRVPSPIGPTIGIVGALILGQAAVEANIISPIVIIVVALGGVSSFAVSDISLNYAIRIIRFFFIISSGLFGIYGMTAIFTVGLFYLVSMKSFGIPYLAPMSPRYKSSKDTIFRKLLQNETYRPGYLKPKDIVKKGNE comes from the coding sequence ATGAACTGGGATAAGTGGGTGAAAAGTTTAAAGCCCAAAGAAGAAGAAATAAAAGAAGTGCCTTCAACAAAGGAGATCGAATTAAAGGAACGGAACATCCCTACAGGGATAGAAGAGGTTAAAACTATATTCAAATCAATCTATTCTATCCCGCAAAACACGGATGTCACATTAAGAGAGTTCACCATTGGCAAAGTAAACGAGAAAGCGGCACTTGTATTTGTAAAAACCATCTCTAATGGTGAGGACATTGAAGAACGAGTACTACTGCCTTTACTTACAAATGAAAGTGAGAGTAAAGAGATATCTGATATTGTAACAATCAAGAAGATTACTACTGCTTCTACTATTAAAGATATATTAAATGAAATTAATCACGGTAATACTGTCTTATTTATTGATAACACCTCAGTGGCTTATGTATTCGATACAACGAAATTTGAATCAAGAGCAGTAGAAAAAACGGATAATGAAAATGTGTTACGAGGTCCTAAGGAGTCCTTTAACGAAAACGCGGAGACAAATATCTCGCTTATCCGAAAAAAAATATTAAATGAAAATTTGATGGTTGAAACAACTACCGTTTCTAAACGGTCAAAAAATGATGTGTTCTTATTATATGTTAAGGATTTAGCGAATGACAAATTACTATCTAATATTAAAAATAGACTAAAGTCACTAGACACTGATGCTATACAAAATTTAGGTTTGTTAGAACAGCATATTGAAGAGCGTAAATTATCTCTTTTTCCAACCCTACTCTATACAGAACGCCCAGATAGAGCCGCAGCATTCTTAGAAGACGGTTATTTTGTATTACTAATGGATAGTTCACCAGCCTGTTTAATCCTTCCGGCAACTTTTTGGTCATTCTACCATTCACCAGAGGAACATTACTTACGTTTTATATATGGAAATTTTACTAGGATACTACGTATTGCTGCTGTTTTTATTGCTTTATTTACGTCTGCAATCTATGTGGCAGTTACTAATTACCATGCTCAAATGATTCCTCCGGATCTTTTGTTAGCGATTGCAGCAACAAGAGAAAAAGTTCCTTTCCCAGTTTTACTAGAAATTTTACTAATGGAAATTGCTTTTGAGTTAATCCGGGAGGCAGGTCTAAGGGTCCCTAGCCCAATTGGTCCGACTATTGGTATCGTAGGTGCTTTAATTCTAGGTCAGGCAGCTGTAGAGGCAAATATCATAAGTCCGATTGTAATAATTGTTGTAGCCTTAGGTGGAGTTAGCTCATTTGCCGTAAGTGACATAAGCTTAAATTACGCAATACGAATCATACGTTTTTTCTTTATCATCTCGTCTGGATTATTTGGAATCTATGGTATGACCGCCATATTTACAGTGGGATTATTTTATCTTGTTTCCATGAAATCATTTGGTATTCCTTATTTGGCACCTATGTCACCGAGGTATAAATCATCAAAGGATACAATATTTAGAAAGTTACTCCAAAATGAAACATATCGCCCAGGATACTTAAAGCCAAAAGATATTGTCAAGAAGGGTAATGAATAG
- a CDS encoding GerAB/ArcD/ProY family transporter, with amino-acid sequence MQQNDKVGIREFIAITIIIIGVKLSDDTPDLLLEDLKSAAWMAPLISGLIAIIPIYFFLKVIGNYEDKNLHDVNIHLLGKIVGSIVSFLLFMVGSAAMVIDSKGYVDIIGSLYFPKTPLPIVYLLLMIVCVYGAKRGIKNIGSVAWLVLFYIKVALIMAFVLALQEGHIYSIFPFFGPGIEKILKESVLKTSIFADILFLGLIAPFLTDKKAFKKGVWISLIILIVELTISMMLYLFIFDYMSVQMMNYPFHEMIRYIRLGKFLTNIETFFFPIWLLATFVRFSVYLYLNGVIFGGIFRIKKFEYVIPSLATVYLLFGLIPETATFTTFFLREYLLNISSPVFIGLPILLWVMAKVKGEFNNEKKSN; translated from the coding sequence ATGCAGCAAAACGATAAAGTAGGAATTCGTGAGTTTATAGCAATCACCATCATCATCATTGGTGTAAAGTTATCTGATGATACACCAGATTTATTATTAGAGGATTTAAAAAGTGCAGCTTGGATGGCTCCCCTTATTTCAGGCCTAATCGCAATCATCCCAATTTATTTTTTTTTAAAGGTGATAGGCAATTATGAGGATAAAAATCTTCATGATGTTAATATACATCTTCTAGGGAAGATAGTTGGCAGTATTGTTTCATTTCTTTTATTCATGGTAGGGTCTGCAGCAATGGTGATTGATTCAAAAGGGTATGTAGATATTATTGGCTCATTATATTTTCCAAAGACACCTCTACCAATCGTCTATTTACTATTGATGATTGTTTGCGTATATGGAGCAAAAAGAGGAATAAAGAATATTGGAAGTGTAGCATGGCTAGTTCTTTTTTATATTAAAGTTGCCTTAATTATGGCTTTCGTTCTGGCTTTACAGGAAGGGCATATTTACAGTATTTTTCCATTTTTTGGACCTGGGATAGAAAAAATTCTTAAAGAGAGTGTCCTAAAAACTTCTATTTTTGCTGACATTCTGTTTTTAGGCTTAATAGCTCCTTTTCTTACTGATAAAAAAGCATTTAAAAAGGGTGTTTGGATATCATTAATTATCCTTATAGTAGAATTAACAATTTCAATGATGCTTTATTTATTCATTTTTGATTACATGTCAGTTCAGATGATGAATTATCCCTTTCATGAGATGATACGATATATACGATTAGGGAAATTCTTAACGAATATTGAAACGTTCTTTTTTCCAATTTGGTTATTGGCGACATTTGTGCGGTTTTCTGTTTATTTATATTTAAATGGGGTTATATTCGGTGGAATTTTTAGGATTAAAAAATTTGAATATGTTATTCCTTCATTGGCAACCGTCTATTTATTGTTCGGCTTAATACCAGAAACTGCTACTTTTACTACTTTTTTTCTAAGAGAGTATTTGCTTAATATTTCAAGCCCTGTATTTATTGGATTACCAATCTTACTATGGGTGATGGCAAAGGTAAAAGGTGAATTTAATAATGAAAAAAAAAGCAATTAG
- a CDS encoding ATP-binding protein — protein sequence MKLNTVIRNLLIYLAIVLLPTSITSYLLIQYKYDSLEKEFMEHTDWTLQFYKNHFDRFIGETIATTEALALVINPGQYEIAEIEDVLSKAHSQDSRYSGLYYVNEQGDILASSVNLQSPVNLADREYFQDVVRSKKTVISKAHTGRVSKRYIISIATPVTQEADYNGYLLLSIRLDYIENEMKVLTPNTFIRVTEMDGTEILSTASKFTESKGEAISTTLTHTPWTLEGKPNFTLFPKEELLNAAFSYIITTFIFTNILLILLKYVLLRRKTAFESAQNEAQKLELVGTLAASTAHEIRNPLTGIKGLIQLLSEKYTDTEDQFYFSVIDEEIKRINEIISEFLVLGKPTAEKTEDNDIRKIISELDPLILSEANLYNIKYRVINDGEHPLLVKCTKDHIKQVILNLTKNAFQAMPSNGTIVIQLQKSSSNCLITITDTGQGIPKEALSKIFEPFFTMKDTGTGLGLVVCRRIITLYGGTIEIESEVNVGTKVKIILPLSIKKTGYEA from the coding sequence TTGAAGCTAAATACAGTAATCAGGAATCTATTAATCTACTTAGCAATTGTTTTACTACCCACCAGTATTACTAGTTATCTATTAATCCAATATAAATATGACTCCCTAGAAAAAGAATTTATGGAACATACTGATTGGACATTACAATTTTATAAAAACCATTTTGATCGATTTATTGGAGAAACAATTGCTACCACAGAGGCTCTTGCTCTTGTGATTAACCCTGGGCAATATGAAATAGCAGAGATAGAGGATGTCCTTAGCAAAGCCCATAGTCAAGATTCAAGATACTCAGGTCTCTACTATGTTAATGAACAAGGCGATATTTTAGCCTCATCTGTTAACTTACAATCTCCGGTCAATTTAGCGGACCGTGAATATTTTCAGGACGTGGTTCGTTCTAAAAAAACAGTTATTTCCAAAGCACATACAGGAAGAGTAAGTAAAAGGTATATCATATCTATCGCTACGCCTGTCACCCAAGAAGCTGACTATAATGGTTATTTACTTCTAAGTATTCGCTTGGATTATATCGAAAATGAAATGAAGGTCTTAACACCTAACACTTTTATTCGAGTAACTGAAATGGATGGAACTGAAATTCTTAGCACAGCTTCTAAATTTACAGAGTCAAAAGGTGAAGCCATCTCAACTACTCTTACACATACACCTTGGACACTGGAGGGAAAACCTAATTTTACTTTATTTCCAAAAGAAGAGCTGCTTAATGCTGCCTTTTCCTACATTATTACTACTTTTATTTTCACTAACATTTTATTGATATTATTGAAATATGTACTTTTACGTAGAAAAACTGCGTTTGAAAGTGCCCAAAATGAAGCTCAAAAGCTAGAACTTGTTGGAACACTAGCTGCAAGTACTGCCCATGAAATTAGGAACCCCCTCACTGGAATTAAAGGGCTCATACAATTATTAAGTGAAAAATACACAGACACGGAAGACCAATTCTATTTTTCTGTAATTGATGAAGAAATAAAACGAATAAATGAGATCATTAGTGAATTTCTAGTACTTGGAAAACCTACTGCGGAAAAAACCGAGGATAATGATATTAGAAAAATTATAAGTGAACTTGACCCACTTATTCTCTCCGAAGCGAACCTTTACAATATTAAGTATCGTGTGATAAACGATGGTGAACATCCATTACTAGTTAAATGTACAAAAGATCATATTAAACAAGTAATTCTAAATTTGACAAAAAATGCTTTCCAGGCAATGCCTTCAAACGGAACAATTGTCATTCAACTCCAAAAAAGTTCAAGTAATTGCCTAATAACCATCACAGATACTGGTCAAGGAATTCCTAAAGAAGCCCTATCAAAAATATTTGAACCATTCTTTACGATGAAAGATACAGGGACAGGACTAGGATTAGTTGTTTGTAGGCGAATTATCACTCTATATGGAGGAACAATTGAAATTGAGAGTGAAGTGAATGTTGGTACGAAAGTAAAAATTATATTACCACTTTCCATAAAGAAAACAGGCTATGAAGCGTAG
- the phnC gene encoding phosphonate ABC transporter ATP-binding protein — translation MIEFKNVSLTYPNGHQGLKNVNVKINPGEFIVVVGLSGAGKSTFIRSINQLVKPTDGELLIDGKNTLTFKERDLKGLRKNIGMIFQNYNLVNRMSVLRNVLTGRLGHTSTLKSLLGLFSEEDKQLALNSLKRVGIEEKAYSRADQLSGGQQQRVSIARALTQQPKYILADEPVASLDPPTSHIVMRDLKKINKEDGITTIVNLHFIDMAMEYADRIIGMRGGEIVFDGPASTVTEKTFEQIYGRPIKEDDLRGSVEENE, via the coding sequence ATGATTGAATTTAAGAATGTTTCTCTAACATATCCAAATGGTCACCAGGGTTTAAAAAACGTAAATGTAAAAATAAACCCAGGTGAGTTTATTGTTGTCGTTGGTTTATCAGGAGCAGGAAAATCCACTTTTATCAGAAGTATTAACCAACTGGTTAAACCTACTGATGGAGAGTTGTTAATAGATGGAAAAAACACATTAACATTTAAAGAAAGAGATCTTAAAGGTCTAAGAAAAAACATTGGGATGATATTCCAAAATTATAACCTTGTTAATAGAATGTCTGTTTTACGAAATGTTTTAACAGGTCGTTTAGGTCATACAAGCACACTAAAAAGTCTTCTTGGTCTTTTTTCTGAAGAAGATAAACAATTAGCTCTTAATAGCTTAAAAAGGGTTGGGATTGAAGAAAAAGCTTATTCAAGGGCTGATCAATTAAGTGGTGGACAACAACAACGTGTTAGTATTGCAAGGGCTTTAACACAACAACCTAAGTATATTCTTGCAGATGAGCCAGTTGCGAGTCTAGATCCTCCAACCTCTCACATTGTTATGAGAGATTTAAAGAAAATTAATAAAGAAGACGGTATTACTACCATTGTAAATTTACATTTTATTGATATGGCAATGGAATATGCAGATCGTATTATAGGCATGCGTGGCGGAGAGATTGTTTTCGATGGTCCTGCATCCACAGTTACAGAGAAAACATTCGAGCAAATTTACGGTCGTCCTATTAAGGAAGATGATTTGCGCGGGAGTGTAGAAGAAAATGAGTAA
- the phnE gene encoding phosphonate ABC transporter, permease protein PhnE encodes MSKTTETIKPPVKKNRWQIGVIAIVVIYLYYVALTMTDLSFRGSSLSPAAIFKRLFWDPFFIADVRAKIPEYTYYMIETILIAYAGTLIAAVLAIPFGFLAARNMSKLSNIGKWILNGIRAFPEIMLAIIFVAAVGMGPYAGVLAIGIHSIGGLGKLYSEVIESIDMKVLEALKANGANRLQVMWFGVIPQVIPQFSNYAMYRFEVDVRSSTILGVVGAGGIGAPLIIASMQRNWEQVGMMLIIIIVFVTIMDLISGKIRQRIV; translated from the coding sequence ATGAGTAAGACAACAGAAACAATTAAACCACCAGTTAAGAAGAATCGATGGCAAATTGGTGTCATCGCAATTGTAGTTATATATTTGTATTATGTTGCACTAACAATGACCGATCTATCTTTCCGTGGATCTTCATTAAGTCCAGCTGCTATCTTTAAACGTTTATTCTGGGACCCGTTTTTTATAGCGGATGTTCGAGCAAAGATTCCTGAATACACATATTATATGATTGAAACAATTTTAATCGCTTATGCTGGAACATTAATTGCGGCTGTATTAGCCATACCTTTTGGTTTTCTTGCAGCAAGAAATATGTCAAAGTTGTCTAATATCGGGAAATGGATTCTGAATGGTATCCGTGCTTTCCCTGAAATTATGTTAGCGATTATCTTTGTTGCTGCTGTAGGAATGGGTCCATATGCAGGTGTACTAGCTATCGGGATACACTCTATTGGTGGACTAGGAAAATTATATTCTGAAGTTATTGAGTCAATAGATATGAAAGTACTAGAGGCGCTTAAAGCCAATGGGGCAAATCGTCTGCAAGTTATGTGGTTTGGTGTAATTCCACAGGTTATACCACAGTTCTCGAACTATGCGATGTATCGCTTTGAAGTGGATGTACGTTCATCCACGATTTTAGGGGTTGTAGGTGCCGGTGGTATTGGTGCTCCTCTAATCATTGCGTCAATGCAACGTAACTGGGAGCAAGTAGGTATGATGCTAATCATTATCATTGTTTTCGTAACCATTATGGATTTAATTTCTGGGAAGATTCGTCAACGTATCGTTTAA
- a CDS encoding inositol monophosphatase family protein, giving the protein MNWNEIYETAKAWTLEAGEILRNATKETVKVEYKTSAADLVTQKDKEIEQFFIDRIATNYPEHFLLGEEGLASDQEYDPNQEIVWIVDPIDGTTNFVHQKRNFAISVGIYEFGNPKIGFVYDPVADELFHAQVGQGAYLNNQLLPRLPQKTLEEANISINQLWLVPNRYVDYTIFTSMIQKARGTRYIGSAALEIAYVASGRLDTYIDFRLSSWDIAGGMVILGEVDGLMKTVDDKDIDVFSPGITYFSNKHVLDEVYQNVNKK; this is encoded by the coding sequence ATGAACTGGAATGAAATCTATGAGACAGCAAAAGCTTGGACACTTGAGGCAGGCGAAATATTAAGAAACGCTACAAAGGAAACTGTAAAAGTAGAGTATAAGACTTCTGCAGCAGATTTAGTTACTCAAAAGGATAAGGAAATAGAACAATTTTTTATTGATCGGATTGCAACGAATTATCCTGAACACTTCCTATTAGGAGAAGAAGGTCTAGCGAGTGACCAAGAATATGATCCAAACCAAGAAATCGTTTGGATAGTGGACCCGATTGATGGAACAACAAATTTTGTTCATCAAAAGAGAAATTTCGCAATCTCTGTTGGTATTTATGAATTTGGCAATCCAAAAATTGGATTTGTGTATGACCCGGTGGCAGATGAACTATTTCATGCACAAGTTGGACAAGGTGCTTATTTAAATAATCAATTGTTACCGAGATTACCTCAAAAAACGTTGGAAGAAGCAAATATTAGTATTAATCAACTTTGGCTTGTACCAAATAGATATGTTGATTACACAATTTTTACTAGTATGATTCAGAAAGCGAGAGGAACTCGTTATATAGGCTCTGCTGCTTTAGAAATTGCTTATGTTGCAAGCGGCAGATTAGATACGTATATAGATTTTCGTCTTTCCTCTTGGGATATTGCTGGAGGAATGGTTATCTTAGGTGAGGTTGATGGATTAATGAAAACAGTTGATGATAAGGACATTGATGTTTTTAGTCCTGGTATTACCTACTTTTCGAATAAGCATGTTTTAGATGAGGTTTATCAAAATGTGAATAAGAAATAG
- the phnD gene encoding phosphate/phosphite/phosphonate ABC transporter substrate-binding protein produces the protein MKKFLTLLTALTMVLALAACGSNNEGTGEKKEEEIKELTMGFIPSQEADQIADNVKPLEEYLTEKLGVPVKAEVMIDFVGLVEGMRTGQIDIGFTNPFGYVQAVERAEVQPVVKAIRRGSDTYKAQFIARADSGLKSIDDLVAKEGLTWAFGDTLSTSGYLFPASLLTQKGVADINTFFKQTAVGGHDNAVLAVLEGQADFATTFDDARTVLEKDHPNVMEEVVVIGHTEDIPNDGVSVRKGLSEEWVNKIKEAFLAINDNPEVLAVMNEVYTWDGIAESTDEEYDVVRAVYEQFKEQLGQ, from the coding sequence ATGAAAAAGTTTTTAACTTTGCTAACAGCCCTTACAATGGTTTTGGCTCTTGCAGCATGTGGTTCGAACAACGAAGGTACTGGCGAGAAAAAAGAAGAAGAAATTAAAGAATTAACTATGGGATTCATTCCTTCACAGGAAGCTGACCAAATTGCTGACAATGTTAAGCCTTTAGAAGAGTACTTAACTGAGAAACTTGGAGTACCTGTAAAAGCTGAAGTTATGATTGATTTTGTTGGTTTAGTTGAAGGTATGAGAACTGGTCAAATTGACATCGGATTTACAAACCCATTTGGTTATGTTCAAGCAGTAGAGCGTGCAGAAGTTCAGCCTGTGGTTAAGGCAATTCGTCGTGGATCTGATACATATAAAGCACAATTCATTGCTAGAGCTGATTCTGGACTTAAATCTATCGATGATTTAGTAGCAAAAGAAGGTTTAACTTGGGCGTTTGGAGATACACTTTCAACTTCTGGATATTTATTCCCGGCATCATTATTAACTCAAAAAGGTGTTGCAGATATTAACACATTCTTTAAGCAAACTGCTGTTGGTGGACATGACAATGCTGTATTAGCAGTTCTTGAAGGACAAGCAGACTTTGCAACTACTTTCGATGATGCACGTACAGTTTTAGAAAAAGATCATCCAAATGTTATGGAAGAAGTAGTAGTAATTGGTCACACAGAAGACATTCCTAATGATGGAGTTTCAGTTCGTAAAGGTTTATCTGAAGAGTGGGTTAACAAAATTAAAGAAGCATTCTTAGCAATTAATGATAACCCAGAAGTATTAGCAGTTATGAACGAAGTATACACTTGGGATGGAATTGCAGAATCTACTGATGAAGAATATGATGTTGTTCGAGCAGTTTATGAGCAATTTAAAGAGCAGTTAGGTCAATAA
- the phnE gene encoding phosphonate ABC transporter, permease protein PhnE, producing MSKLAEPTKKIPIVPAKTKATFTSILLVIVVLYIGAAYFTEAYPDRIIEGLPIVIDFIIKDLFPPNWGYVDKVMGSLIETWNMALLATTLSAIFALPISFLAASNINKSKGFYSTVRFLLNILRTIPELILAVILVALMGIGALAGIGALFIFSLGILAKLISETIEAIDPNPLEAIRATGGNIIQVIWYGVMPQILPHFTSYSLYVLEINVRASVVLGFVGAGGIGLILKHQLALFNFGNVSTIVIMTFIAVTIIDFVSNRIRERFI from the coding sequence ATGAGTAAACTAGCCGAGCCAACAAAAAAAATTCCTATTGTTCCTGCCAAAACGAAGGCTACTTTTACAAGTATTTTGTTAGTAATAGTAGTTCTCTATATTGGAGCTGCCTATTTTACAGAGGCATATCCGGATCGAATTATCGAAGGTTTGCCAATTGTTATTGATTTTATTATAAAGGATCTTTTCCCACCAAACTGGGGCTATGTAGATAAGGTGATGGGAAGTTTGATTGAAACGTGGAATATGGCACTTTTAGCTACTACACTTTCAGCCATTTTTGCACTTCCTATTAGTTTTCTAGCGGCCTCCAATATTAATAAAAGTAAAGGGTTTTATAGTACTGTACGCTTTCTATTAAACATTTTACGTACAATTCCAGAACTTATTTTAGCTGTTATTTTAGTAGCATTAATGGGTATCGGTGCACTAGCTGGTATTGGTGCATTATTTATCTTTTCTCTAGGAATATTAGCAAAGTTAATTAGTGAGACAATTGAAGCCATCGATCCAAATCCGTTAGAGGCAATTCGCGCAACTGGTGGGAACATTATTCAAGTTATTTGGTATGGTGTTATGCCACAAATTTTACCGCACTTTACTTCTTACTCGTTATATGTGTTAGAAATCAATGTTCGTGCCTCTGTAGTACTAGGGTTTGTTGGTGCAGGTGGTATCGGATTAATCTTGAAACATCAACTAGCACTATTTAATTTTGGTAATGTTTCTACGATTGTCATCATGACGTTTATCGCGGTTACGATTATTGACTTTGTGAGTAACCGAATAAGGGAGCGATTTATCTAA